In Ptychodera flava strain L36383 chromosome 6, AS_Pfla_20210202, whole genome shotgun sequence, the sequence attcgctcgctccgttccgataatttggtcagctaacccaaTTCCTTGTCCCCCACCCCTTGTGCTTCACCCGAcaaaaaactaagcagtcggaaaTTGTCAAAGTGATTGTATGGAAGAAAGTGgaaatttactttattttaGCGTTATAAGTTAGCCAGTGCCGCAATTAcagggcgtctgtgttttgtgtacggcaaTTTTGACGTATTCACTTTGCAGCATACCACCTCTCCATACTTGCCGAGCCATCTCCACTGCCTAAAtcaatttttaaattattacaaGTTGACATTATAAATCAACCTGTTCCTGCATAGCATTATAACCCCTAACTTTTTATCTGTGACATTGCACCCACTTTTGTTCTCGTACTGGTTATGGATAGTGCTTCACAAGCTTTATAGAATGGAAACAAcgattttgtaaatttgctgATGGGTTGTGGCAATTGTGTACTAGATTGCTACATTTTGCTGAGAACATTTAACAGTGACCGGCTGTGACACTGTGCTTGTCAAGGGCAGTGGAAGACGTCAGTAGATTGTCGATCGTCGATATCCTCTTCATGTGGTTTTACTGTATTCATAAGGAGCTCGGCCATTGTGCAACAGTCGACTGTCGACGACGGCCTCTCTTCATATGATTGCCTCCAAATTTTACTGTCGTTTTCCTCGGTGTTGACATGTGGAACGCGCATATAGTAAGCTTTCCAGGGTGCAAATTAGCATATATAGAAAAGACGTCTACTATACTTTGGCGTAATCACATTCTTAAGAAATAGGTTCCAGTGAGATCCCACAACCTGTGGTTGCTTCCAGCTTTCGGCTTTGCCCCTTGTGGTGCAAATCAAGCGCAGACGCAGGTTCGGgatctggcatgcgagactttgtacataccaagtttcgtcaacgtTGGTCAAGCCAATCCTGATAAATCTCCCAAATTATGAAAGTTAatgagatatgcaaattagcagtcAACTTTTATTTCACCCCTTAACATATCCCAGGGAAGAGATATCCCAGTGTGACCAGCATGTTCAGCAAGTCATATAGAATTTGagcagtcgttctcaatatcCGTCTTTTTCTAAAACATTAATTATACAAGTAagcatgaaatacatatgcacgttacacccaccaaaatctaatgaGTTTTTGGCCACCTGTCAACTTAAGCCTGCGTATCACTTTTGATTGAAATCAGTTCAGGGATATTacagatagacacacagacagaaacacGCACACACATCGGTACGACACCAGCTCTCATGTGTgaacaatttggcaaaaatcaatGTCATCGTTTACAATTGAGACGCAGAAAGAGCGCATTCTTTGCAAACAGTGTGTAACACATGTTCGACTATTGATGTATAGCTTATGTCTTGAAGCAGTCtaatcaaacaaacacaaccaacaagagaaacaaataaagtGATAATGTGTCCCCTCTCACTTGAGGagtctttctacagaaaaaaacccaacaaaagACGTCCTAAAAATAGGATGATGTCTTTTGATGTCTTGAGAGATAAGATGTCGTTCAACTTTGTAATTTAGCCTCTTGTTACTTCAGTAATTGCTCTCTAGAGCAAAAGGTCACTGAGATTTCCTTCTATGAAAAGGACAAGGGTTGTTTCAATAAGAGGTGAATAACAATTTTTGATACCTTGGGAGCTGAAAGGACGGTGCGTGACATGTTGAATTGCACAGCGCCATCATATCAGTGCCAACACGTGCCGAAGACTACTTGTTACAATAATCATACCACTTTGTCGGAGCATGGTCAGCAAAAATATTGACTCGAAAGatcataaaaaagaaaaataggaAAATGAAACGAAATTATCAAAAAGAACCTGTCGCTAAACTtttccaaaatacaaaaaagtacagcaaaaagacaaattttgaaataattctcATCATCATATACTCAAGTAATCAGCGGACTTATAATGATAGTTACTTTATTAACTATAAATATGACCTAATATTAGCATGTTGCCTGtagtttttattatttattccaTCTGATGGAAAAGTGATATCATTTACTTTTGAAGAAGGAGCTGTATCTCAGATCAAACGAACACACTTTAATGTGACATTACGAAATGAACGTCCGATAAGACACAAATACCTTACAACGATTATTGCAATTTGCCACCACCGTACGACTGATAAGAACAAGATTTAAACTGTCTGCACAAATCACTCTTCactgtcgggggggggggggttcaaacACCAGAACTCGTTTGAAACTGATAATACCAGCTTGAATGTCTAGACGTGTGCTGTCATAACAATCAACAAGAAACAGGAGTCAGTTTACGCTACACAAAATCTGAAACAGCGCACTTATCTCTTTTCACTTTTCAGTTCGGATGTTttctatatatttttcaaacgaattttgcaaaatatattaCGGATCTAAAATGCGAAAGACTATATGAACACTGATCGATCTGGCGGTCCAATTGCAATAATCTTTGTATTTTCGAAAACTTCACATTTGTTGAACcataaatgtcaaaagttaACATTGAAGTATCGTTACtgaaaagatttaaaaaaactattttcaaaatactttcTATTGATTTCTTGAGATATGAACTTCACTCGACAAGAATCGTTTTATTAGAAGAACGGGCGATTTTgtttaaacatgcaaatgtgaGTATTCGAAAGTATAGGTTGTGCACGTGAGCGGTACGATGCATGTCATCCTTGAAACCCCAAGACTCTGCATACGACATGGTTACCATGGCTAGCTCTGCAAAGGCCAcacaaataatggaataataccAAAATCAGAGAGTTTGATAAGGGCAGGAGAGTATGTGTTTCTTATTTTATTTCACGGTCTTTTAGAAAACACTTCGATCTTTGATTATGTATAGCTTCTCTGTTGCTCTTTTTTCTTCACCGAAAGAGACCTCAGACTTACACTGGTTATTCTCATAAATGAGCTGTTTTAATTAACCGTAATTAAGTAACTATTAACGTTTGTAATATGACAGGTTCTCTAGTGTTGTGTAGCATGGAAATTTATAGTATAAACTATAATGACAAAAACCACAAAGCTTCTACACTCCAGATTTTGGGGCTTGAAATAATGACCCATGTAGGATTCGAACCCATGTCCCCCGATTTCAGTTCGGATGTTttctatatatttttcaaacaaattttgcaaaatatattaCGGATCTAAAATGCGAAAGACTATATGAACACTGTTGTCCTCTTTGATCGCTACAGCATGGGAAATATGGTATTAgattgttttatgtaaaatcatAACATGACTTGTGAGTTTACGTTCCTTTCCATAGTAATGTAATGAGTCAGATGATATCCTGTGTGAGTTTCTGTAAAACTTCATTCCCTTCTTTGATGTCATTGGATCTTTGCACCCGTGAAGGAATATACAAAGGCGAATATTTAGTAGCTACAGTGTCACCCGTTGATATTGTGAAGAAGTCGGTGTGCGCAATGCAGGCTTCGTGGTGCACGGCGCTATTCCAGTCTAAAATTAAGACGGCAAATGCGCAAATTTCACCGCAGAACTAGCTCGCCGCGGCGaggtttttgaaataaaaaacaaaagatgtGAAGATGATATAAAGGGATGGCGTGCTATCACCATCGTGAATAGATATGTGTATACTATCAGGGCTTGCTTTTGAAATTCAAGGTACCCAGTGTCATTTGCAATAAACTGAAGCAAGTGCTTGGCTGTGGGCCTCGGCAGTTCGCCCCCAattccctccccccccccccagtggaCATCTTTTTACCTTCCTGCATCAGGGGGGCTCAGTGGTGCATGCCGTGTGCCCGTAATATTAGGGCTGCGTTCACAATACCGTGAGGGGTGGGACTAGAGGAATCTGCATTTTATTTGAGATCCCTCCTCAATACCCTAACAACATTTTCAAATCgcccgtctatatgatcaaaacttTTCAAGCTCCCCCTCCCATTATAGTATAGCCAAACATTTATTTGGGCAGTTCTGCCCGCAGATGTTTGACTCTACCTTTCAGTATAAGTTGGCAGAACTACGTTCCTTCGGCAACTTTTGAACGTGTCGGTGAGCTTTTTCGATTTATCACTCTACGCCGACTAGAgctaatccaactctggccagagCACAAAatatgacgatcatgagagactATTCAAATTGttaattcctggctacatttgctaaattgtgaaaaactgatcACAGTGACAtaccaaaaaatattttttcaaaagtacaagacagaTATGGCTaacataattgtaaaagttttacaaaattgacaataccggatggtttaatattccatcaaataaacgttttaatctctgaaattttgggtgtaataatgataaatttggtaaaaataaataattccatttagtcgcacattttttcatatagagtctttactgttcaaaaatTTAGTTCTGTTATTTTAAgataagaatgtgaaaatttagaaaagcaTGGGGACCCACTCTTTTTTCTTGaagatttgatttttgtcatatgCCAGTATTCCAAAATCCCTGATGACTGTAAAGACTTCTAGTCGGCAATGTGTTGCTCTCTGACCTGATCTTGTGTCCAAGTATGTTTCTCTGTCATGAGCATCACATTTCTCGAACTCTCCGTTAACCACTTCATTGTCAGAGCTATCTGTGTCACTgctggtatgcagtgacagtgactctgcccataggcagtagcagggcagtagctgtattaacattgataattttgacaatattattgttcagtttatacaactgagctcttgttctactccttatAGCCGCAGGGAACTgtcaagtattcagcttgccaacaaagcctgtgtatgtgtaccatgcatttgtatcactgaaaaAGAATGACTTTCAGTGTggctctaattcaattatcacccaatatttataaatgtatatataggCTTTTgtcgacaagctgaatactgtgtgttTCATTATGCTGGAAGGGAGAtggcaagaaactgtatttgatatattccATAGAAGTATTGAAAGagttatcaacagttgcagcttctgccccgttaCTAAGCCCACTTGTTTGTtattttacgaaaattcatacatttttcgatttttgagataaaagtaatgaaatgcgacaaaattgTTCTAGATCTTGtgtaattattactaacattagaacaagttgtgacattaaaatgttattcagttttcattgaattgcctACCATACCTTGGAACCGTAAACAAGTAAAGGCAACCAAAAGTTTTTTAAGGTAGAGCAAAACTTGAACGTCCCTTTTACTACccctaaaattttcgaatccccctgaattcctcaagAACCCCacaccgttatttgtgagcgtagcctaGTAACCCATTCTCGGCTCAAAATCACACATTTTGCTACTGTTATTACAGGTATGGCAAACAAGCAGAACACTTTCGCAGATGACGGGTACTGAACACTGTGCTGGCGACTTTGTTTAAACTGAACCATTCATCAACCATAAATTATGGATTTCGTCCGTTCACCACATCTTTGAATAAAGCAAACGACTACACAAGCAACTTTTATTTCCACGGCTAAATGTTGCGTCTCGTTCACGATCGTCCATTAACCATCTAAAATtcgtatacacacacacacacacacacacacacacacacacacacacacacacacacacacacacatatatatatatatatatatatatatatatatatatatatatatatatatatatatatatatatatacacacaaaatgtatacaatgtgccctcccggtaaacaccataatggctttatggcaacctctgaacttggcacagagagtacgattatatatatatatatatatatatatatatatatatatatatatatatatatatatatatatatatatatatatatatatagcgttgatatatatatataacaacgctaacaacaacatttttaccaaaaatgcgtTGGATGGGAAGAGGATTTGAGAGAAGAGGACTGACATCAACAAAACAATCCCTCATGGGCCAATACTCATCCTCTCTCAGTGCTGCCCCGAGCCCGAGTCCTCTTGTAATATGAGACGGCGGCAAGAATGCATGATGCACTAGaaaaacaactttgaataattcaatttttatttcatcggtGTCTTGTGATTGGAtatgattgaatgaattgagCAAGTTGTACAATATGGATAATTTAGCGGGTATCGATTTATCCGATTGTCTTGCAGACAGTCAACGATGCATCATTGGTATTAACGTCACCATGGTGACGGCTTTGAATTGACAGGAGTACGACCAGCATCATCGATGACGTGACATTTTGATTAGGTCTATTTTGAGCGACCAATAGTAATGAAGCTAAACGATTttgtaaatgtaatttttctaGATATAGAGTTTCtatcttttttctcttttttctgcAGTAGAGACATTGCAACTTCACAACGTTTCAAGCATCCACCAGTCGGCACGAACCTACTACTGACTTTACATTACGCTTCTGTGACATATGGATTTGCTGGGCGCAAGAATGAACAATACGACCGTGGCACCTCCTTGGAAAGACCACATCAACAACTGGTCATCGGCCACCGAGAACAACTTCGAAAACCAGACCTGGGTGAAAGCTTTGTATGGCATGATCGCTGTGCTTGGAATTCCAGGTAACTTCATGGTGTGCTTGGTGGTGTGGAAAGTGAAGAGCATGCATACTTTAACCAATCATTTCATCGTCAGTCTCGCCTGCGCCGACACCATTGCCTCAGTGTTTATGCTACCGCTGCATCTTGGTATTCCGATCAGTATACCGGAGAATGTGTCTGGGGATGTCCTCTGCAGCCTCATGCTGTCCAAGTTCCCACTGTGGGCGACTTTCTCCGCCTCGGTCCTGAACCTGACCTGCGTGACGTTGGAGCGTTACTTTGCCATCGTTCATCCTTTCAAATACCATGTGGCGTTCACTTCAGCCAGGGCCAAATACATGATAGCCTTGGTGTGGGTGGTCGCCATCTTCTCTATGAGCTTCATGTTCTACATCTTCCGTAACGCTGACGGCTTCTGCGTCTTAGTCTGGCCGAGCATCGCGTTCAGACGGCTGACCGGAATATGGATCTTTTTCGTGGTCTACTTTGGGCCCTTGATGGTGATGGCGTACGCACACCGCGAAATGATGTCAAGCCTTCGTAACCCCATCCAGGATGGCCAAAACGTGCAAAGTCTAGAAATCTTAGAAGCTCGCAGACGCCTGGTGAAAGTTCTAGCAACCGTCGTGGTCACTTTCACAATATGCTGGACGCCAAATCAAGTTCTTTATCTGGCCTACAGCTTCGGCTCACACGTTGATTTCACTAGTTGGTATTATCACCTGACTGTTTTATTAGCGTTCATGAATTCCTGTGTGAATCCATTTATATATGCCTTTAAGAGCGAAAAGTACAGAGAAGCATTGCGCATTGCACTGGGCTTTGCAAACGCCGTCACGCCTACCAGCCCTAATGAAATGCCTGACGTTGCCCCTAATCGCGCCCATAGGGCTCCTGAAAGCCAGGTGACCAGCATCGAACAGGCTTAACACATACGCACTCACGTCAAACACGAGAGAGAGACCAAGTCATTTTTGAGAATCAAAGCTACTGCCTTCTATTTCAAACTTCAATTCAAGAATGTTGTGCTTGTGGTATCGTATTTAGAATCTCCCCTCATGAAAcaaggaaaagaaaagaaaaattctcgttaaatgtaaattttatcattGGAGAAAGTTAACCGATTTGTATTAACACGGTAGCTTTTACCAGGGGTTAAGCAAGTTGATTCTTGTAATGACCGATCCATTGACCTGAATTTGAAGAACGTAATTAAAAGATAAATTTGATTTCTGCTTCATTTCTGTAATGGTCGCGTATTCTGTGTACGCTGAAGCTACCAGAGTCTGCAGACAATTTTTCTTGGTGTAACTATCTAGATTTTGAGACTATATAGCTACCTACACCCTTGAGAACTACAGCATTAGTCGTTTATCTGGTGTACACATATCGTTGTGGTTATCGTTTATGGTAGTTACGTTGTTTGAgtattttacaatattgttgatattttgttcacaattcTCACTGTGTTAATGTTTTTGATCTATTTATCAATTACCGAAATGACACAAATAATTACTGAGTTACGGTCACTTAAAACAGTTGCATATTTCATCTACATCTACTTTTTGCTGACTGTCAAAAGTCATCGTTATTAGCCACTCATTTAGGGGATGGCGGCGCAAGATAAAAGGGAATGGGTATGCATTTTCTGATCATGCGTCGAGATGTTAAGGGAGAATGTGCATCGGGGATTTTAAGGGGACATTCACATAGCCTGCTTCTTTTGTGGTATCTTTTTTAAGCTTGCGGAGATGATAGACTTTTCATTTTTGTggaaattaaaatttacatttgccCCATGGagttaaatatttcaaatatcggtaaatggtTGCTGAATGAACTTTCCTCGAAGAAAagttgagcaaatgtttaaaactttatttttaaaatcttttaTTATCAAAATCGTTTGCGATCAACTTGGATTGCACACGTCAACAGGGTTGCTGACAGTCCACAACCAACTGACTCCCTGGAAAGTATCAATGTTCATGAACTTGTTTATGTCAGTAATTCGGACTGCTACGATCGTCTTCAAGTCAGTCGCGGACGGGGATGCGAGTACGTGGTAAGGTAGGGCATGAGTgtctccaaatacatgtatagacaAAAATGTCCCTAATCCTAACCCACGGCTTGCGGACTGAAGATTCACATGTAAGTTCCCACGGTGAACGGACAGTTTGATTCCAATTCACAATTTTACGCAGTAATGCATTTGATACTTCATTTAAAGATCCACTGGCAATCCAGATACGTTTCCTATTATTTTTATCTGTTTGGTAAAGAACAATTTATTGTACTACACAGAAAGTTTACAAATGtctattattacatatgtaccacagtttactcgCATCggagcgcgcgcgtactaccggtatttgcactgcagtgcaataccaaaaacattatgccattcctttatgttaatgagtatttaccaattttgacccggaactatttttgtttgtaaacacaaaaaatatcgtctacaagatttcaattcaatttggttcgatgctagttatagtaaaatgcatgacattaccgattaaaaactacgacgaagaaaattgcatgtacttattgtagtgtgaggatgattttgattatccggaagagcagtttgtttgtcagagaagccaaaacattgacaacgggcgacgtctgtttctagctccatggataTATATACACGGTACGGCGGCCATCATACATCAaaacacacgtaactgcgggcgcagcggagccaattaaacagtttacattttcagagacgtttttgccagtagttttctcaccggacattccctgtttacaatagaaagtcacttttgcatgcagtttattcCGTGCTTATGTGTCCTACACGCTATTGATAACAGTGAGCGCTTGTCTGCCacggtgaacactgaaatttgatcgttcgacaagttacgtttgccgtatcttactcttaaatttcccgtaaaaatcttcgaactgttatttgtatcgatcatttagaagaatttcaagctcaaaatgtgaaaaaatcaaaagcgttccatgttcaaagttctcttcatTTGGCTATCTGTGGCATGTTGCTACGTATGTGCACAGACAATATAGAAACAGACAAGCAatgcggcatgccttttgttccatggtcgtctcggtagactgtggccttttcatattaaaatgagcttcaaaggtgttaaacctTTTTGAGACTTtctttgtggttgataattgcacgagattatgcgaaaaatacgacgagatggcatcgtgctgccagtcgcgtagcaaccgtagttactttgtgagctctcagggcagaaacactgtttcacgccaatcaaaacacaaCACGCCagtagtttcataaacatgtccttccttgacgaacatgtaaaagacggtatgactgaccgtaaaccattgagtaaaaccagacagtatcgatacaagactttcaaatttagttcaaacacactcattatatattcataaaaatatgagaggaatttttaaaacggtaaaactcactttcctgaagctcaaaacactcccgttttcgccagcacgccaattccgctcaacaccacacgacaacaacaacacaaacattgccgaacatactttcgcttaacaattagcgaaaattaccgaaggattcatggtcggtactcttcggaaaagagaggcgagaccaacctgaggcgaggcgaacatggatgggttacaaaaccgcttcacgccttgaacaatacccgtttctagtctgtttctatatttgtctgtggtatgTGTGAGCAATCGCAAGCAGAGTTCGAGCCCTCcgacgttcctcttacgtcatccttgataaacaagtaaacaatagtttagccaatcaaaatagagggtgtggtAGCGTTGACCGATGAAAAGTGGaagctgattcgatgcctcatttcagtgatgtcaatgttatataactccgcagggtcgccctgaagctttgacagacaaatagtacgcacgactaatcgtcgattctctcgataaatgatgcaaataaaatatagaacatatgtaataataacaggtCCCCATGGCCGGCGAGTACAAGCGCGCCTGCCATatatggggttctgtcatattattcaATAGTCAATACAGCATCTATAAGTGTACCGTCAGAAGTTACTGCAGACGACTAAAATTTCGGTCCGGACTACGACGTACAGCACACAATCCATTGTATGAGCAAAGCTACTGCACTgtacgtaaaatacactttcgtAAGAAGAACTGGAAGAAGACGTActtgctttgtttttgtttgatgcatgaaaaaatcatcacatgTCCCTTTGAGCAATCATTTATtccaatcatggatattaagtTATAGAACGCAAATGCTTGTCTACTGTTTCGACAGGGTAGTTCGTGT encodes:
- the LOC139134368 gene encoding galanin receptor 2a-like, producing the protein MDLLGARMNNTTVAPPWKDHINNWSSATENNFENQTWVKALYGMIAVLGIPGNFMVCLVVWKVKSMHTLTNHFIVSLACADTIASVFMLPLHLGIPISIPENVSGDVLCSLMLSKFPLWATFSASVLNLTCVTLERYFAIVHPFKYHVAFTSARAKYMIALVWVVAIFSMSFMFYIFRNADGFCVLVWPSIAFRRLTGIWIFFVVYFGPLMVMAYAHREMMSSLRNPIQDGQNVQSLEILEARRRLVKVLATVVVTFTICWTPNQVLYLAYSFGSHVDFTSWYYHLTVLLAFMNSCVNPFIYAFKSEKYREALRIALGFANAVTPTSPNEMPDVAPNRAHRAPESQVTSIEQA